One genomic window of Sulfurovum lithotrophicum includes the following:
- a CDS encoding HIT family protein, whose product MSVIYENKNIRIETEESEIPWLKIFTRHPYKEMSEVPSEIKFEIYDLLDIIEKAMIDYYSPEKINIASFGNYLPHVHWHIMARFKEDSYFPEPMWGEKQREATLSLPSFDDFCQKLNRLINSI is encoded by the coding sequence ATGTCTGTCATCTATGAAAACAAAAATATCCGCATCGAAACGGAAGAAAGTGAAATACCCTGGCTCAAGATCTTTACCCGACACCCCTACAAAGAGATGAGCGAAGTACCTTCGGAGATCAAATTCGAGATCTATGACCTTCTGGATATCATAGAGAAAGCGATGATCGATTATTACAGTCCTGAAAAAATCAATATCGCTTCTTTTGGAAACTATCTGCCGCATGTGCACTGGCATATCATGGCTCGCTTCAAAGAGGACAGTTATTTTCCTGAACCGATGTGGGGAGAAAAACAGAGAGAAGCCACGCTGAGTCTCCCCTCTTTTGATGATTTTTGTCAGAAGCTGAATAGGTTGATAAACTCAATTTAG
- a CDS encoding Sua5/YciO/YrdC/YwlC family protein: MKSHSGTEMMLKNKVFLTQTDTTIGFVSQNAERLTEIKQRPPHKYYIKAVNSLKTLKTFTRIPSNHKNRVRRARKSTFIMPDGHSYRVIRDTHHLLLLNRLQWAYTTSANLSGQPYDEIFAKEAADIIVTPLKTKKKPSIIYKLGKHTLQRIR; the protein is encoded by the coding sequence GTGAAAAGTCATAGTGGAACAGAAATGATGCTGAAAAATAAAGTTTTTCTCACCCAGACCGACACTACCATTGGTTTTGTCTCTCAAAATGCAGAGAGACTTACCGAGATCAAGCAGCGCCCTCCCCACAAATATTACATCAAAGCGGTCAATTCACTCAAAACGCTCAAAACATTCACACGTATTCCCTCTAATCATAAAAACAGAGTCAGGCGTGCAAGGAAAAGTACGTTCATCATGCCTGACGGGCATTCATACCGTGTAATCAGAGACACACATCACCTATTGCTTCTCAACCGTCTGCAATGGGCGTACACTACTTCTGCAAATTTAAGCGGTCAACCGTATGATGAGATCTTTGCCAAAGAAGCTGCTGATATTATCGTCACGCCCCTTAAGACAAAGAAGAAACCCTCCATCATCTATAAACTTGGAAAACATACACTACAAAGGATACGCTGA